The Chryseobacterium oranimense genome contains the following window.
CTTTCAACGAAGTTGATATGTCTGAAATCTTTAGATTAAGAAAGCAATATAAAGAAGAATTTGCTCAAAAGCACGGAGTTGGACTTGGTTTCATGTCTTTCTTTACAAAAGCGGTAACAAGAGCATTGCAGATGTATCCGGATGTAAATGCGTCTATTGACGGAGATTTCAAAGTAAACTATGACTTCTGCGATATTTCAATTGCCGTTTCAGGCCCTAAAGGATTAATGGTTCCGGTATTGAGAAATGCTGAAAATATGTCTTTTGCTGGAGTTGAGGCTAATATCAAAGATCTTGCTACCAAAGTAAGAGACGGTAAAATTACAGTTGATGAAATGACTGGCGGTACATTCACTATTACCAATGGTGGTACTTTCGGATCCATGATGTCTACACCAATCATTAACCCTCCACAGTCTGCTATTCTTGGAATGCACAACATCATTCAGAGACCGGTAGCCGTTGATGGGCAAGTAGTAATCAGACCAATGATGTATGTAGCGATGTCTTATGACCACAGAATTATCGACGGAAAAGAATCTGTAGGGTTCCTTGTAGCGGTAAAAGAAGGTATCGACAATCCTGTTGAAATACTAATGGGAGGTGACGAAAGAAAAGGCCTAGGATTATAAAATTTAAGAAATTTTAATATTAACACAATCTCGCCCCAAAAAGGCGAGATTTTTGTATCTCTTAAGAAAAATACTAAGATGATGTTCTCAAAAATGACTTCCAATATCAAAGTTTCAGTAATACCTGAATATGATAGTAAAAACAGTTATCCATCTGAAAACCGTTACGTCTTCAAGTATAATATTACGATAGAAAATGACGGCAGTTTTCCCATTAAAGTCCTTAAAAGAAAATGGCTGATCTTCGACGTAGGTTTTGGATACACTGAGATTATAGG
Protein-coding sequences here:
- the odhB gene encoding 2-oxoglutarate dehydrogenase complex dihydrolipoyllysine-residue succinyltransferase, yielding MSVLEMKVPSPGESITEVEIATWLVKDGDYVEKDQPIAEVDSDKATLELPAEQSGVITLKAEEGDVVQVGQVVCLIDMDAAKPEGASAPAAEAPKQEEAPKAAEPAKQEAPKPAAPVAAPQTYATGAPSPAAKKILDEKGIEAGQVSGSGRDGRITKTDAELAAVPALGGSPSTATGARTTTTTKLSVLRRKIASRLVAVKNETAMLTTFNEVDMSEIFRLRKQYKEEFAQKHGVGLGFMSFFTKAVTRALQMYPDVNASIDGDFKVNYDFCDISIAVSGPKGLMVPVLRNAENMSFAGVEANIKDLATKVRDGKITVDEMTGGTFTITNGGTFGSMMSTPIINPPQSAILGMHNIIQRPVAVDGQVVIRPMMYVAMSYDHRIIDGKESVGFLVAVKEGIDNPVEILMGGDERKGLGL
- the apaG gene encoding Co2+/Mg2+ efflux protein ApaG, whose translation is MMFSKMTSNIKVSVIPEYDSKNSYPSENRYVFKYNITIENDGSFPIKVLKRKWLIFDVGFGYTEIIGDGVIGLTPEIPISENFAYFSNVMLRSGVGNMSGKYLVKNMDTQETFEIEIPKFNLLSEVLSN